One Thermorudis peleae genomic window, GGGCGCGGTTGCCGTTAGCGAGCGCATCTTCCAGATCTTCCAGGAGCAGAAAGACGTGCCGCTCGGCCATCTCCTGACGTTCGGCGGGCATGCTGTTGCCGCGGCAGCAGCGCTGAAGAATCTTGAGATCTTCGAGCGCGAGGGACTGGTGCAGCAGAGCGCTGAGAAAGGCGAGTACTTACTCAAGCAGCTTCGCGAGCTCCTGCGACACCCGACGGTTGGCGACGTCCGCGGCCTCGGGCTGATGTGTGGGCTCGAGATGGTGAAGAACAAGGCAACCAAGGAACGTTGGGAGCGCAACTCGCCGTTCATTAAGGCGCTGGAGCGTCGCATCAACGAGAAGGGCTTGATCACGCGCGTGTGGGAAGTGGTACACGTTGCGCCACCGCTGGTCGTTACGTACGACGAGCTTGACCGCATCGTCGCCATTCTAGACGAGGCGCTCACGGAAACGGAAAACGAGTTCGCGCGCGAGATCGCTGCCTAGGCACGTACACGCGACAACACGTCGAGCCTGGCTTGGAGCATTTTTCAGGCCAGGCTCGACGTGTTATGAGGACTCCGCCAGCCTGGCAAGCAGCTTCGCTACGTGCGTCGGATCGATGGACTCATCACTGAGCAAGTAGCGCTCTCGTCCCTGGGCATCAAGGATGTAGGTGACGGCTGTGTGGTTGACGGTATAGGCATTGGCCCCCGGCGTTGGCGTGGCCTTCTCGACACCGATATGGTAGTCCTGCCAGACAGCCGCAACCTGATCCGGTTGCCCCGTTAAAAACTGCAGTTTGCCCATCAGGCCATTCGCATCGAGATACTGGCGCAAACGGGTAGTGGTATCGCGTTCAGGATCGACTGTGACGGCCAGGATGCGCACGCGGGCCTGTTGCTGTGGAGTGAGCTGATCATAGGCTGCCGCGAGCCGATGCGCCGTCAATGGACAGATATCAGGACAGGTCGTGTAGAGGAACGTCAAGACGACGACGTGCCCACGCAACGCGGAGAGTTGAATCGGCTGGCCGTCTTGATTGACCAGGGTAAAATCTGGCGCGAGCGTGCCGTCCAACGTCGTCGCATCAGCAGGTGTTGCCGTCTGCGCTTGCCGCCACCACAGTATGCCCGTTACGAGGACCGCGACGACAAAGGCAGCAAGGAGCGCACTGCCGAAGATCAATGCAATCCGAGCACGTGTGAGGGGCGTTGATTGAGCAGTCATTCTGCACGTTCCTCCACCTAGGTCTCTGCTCGTGTGCGTCCACGCCCGAGAAAGAGCC contains:
- a CDS encoding SCO family protein → MTAQSTPLTRARIALIFGSALLAAFVVAVLVTGILWWRQAQTATPADATTLDGTLAPDFTLVNQDGQPIQLSALRGHVVVLTFLYTTCPDICPLTAHRLAAAYDQLTPQQQARVRILAVTVDPERDTTTRLRQYLDANGLMGKLQFLTGQPDQVAAVWQDYHIGVEKATPTPGANAYTVNHTAVTYILDAQGRERYLLSDESIDPTHVAKLLARLAESS